A genomic region of Kluyveromyces marxianus DMKU3-1042 DNA, complete genome, chromosome 5 contains the following coding sequences:
- the NMT1 gene encoding glycylpeptide N-tetradecanoyltransferase NMT1, with protein MSSEDQEKTRKIEELLKLLKVHDGDMSKFTAQQRKDMKEYKFWKTQPVTKFDEVIKQEGPIDSSKRVEDIPDAPLKLLPEFEWCTVDVNDNKQLEDVYVLLNENYVEDKDSTFRFNYSQDFLNWALKPPGWKSEWQVGVRVKETKRLIGFISAIPTNLQVREKEVRSVEINFLCVHKKLRSKRLAPILIKEVTRRVNKHDIWQALHTGGVVLPSPVSVCRYAHRPLNWSKLYDVEFTALPANATKTQMIAKYTLPKTPLTNIKVMEEKHVEQAFALFNKYQERFELRPDFSLEEFKHWVLTREDVVYSYVIENEEGKVTDFVSFYSLPFTIINNPLYKDLGIGYMFYYASDADFGLDRFSKEGTEKLRKRLNALINDACILARNLKMDVFNALSSQDNALFLDDLKFGPGDGFLNFYLFNYRCFPITGGIREDQTFDMEKRSNVGVVML; from the coding sequence ATGTCGTCCGAAGATCAGGAAAAGACACGCAAAATTGAGGAGCTattaaagcttttgaaaGTCCACGATGGGGACATGTCGAAATTTACTGCGCAGCAGCGTAAGGATATGAAGGAGTATAAGTTCTGGAAAACACAACCTGTGACGAAATTTGACGAAGTTATCAAACAGGAGGGTCCTATTGACAGCAGCAAGCGGGTGGAAGATATTCCTGACGCTCCTTTGAAGTTGTTACCTGAGTTTGAGTGGTGTACAGTGGATGTGAACGATAACAAGCAGTTAGAAGATGTGTACGTATTGTTGAACGAAAACTATGTGGAAGACAAGGACTCTACGTTCCGTTTCAACTATTCCCAGGACTTTTTGAATTGGGCTTTGAAGCCACCTGGATGGAAGTCTGAGTGGCAAGTTGGTGTGAGAGTGAAGGAGACGAAGCGTTTAATCGGGTTCATCAGTGCTATCCCAACCAACTTGCAAGTGAGGGAGAAAGAGGTGCGCAGTGTGGAAATTAACTTCTTGTGCGTGCACAAGAAGCTTAGATCCAAGAGATTGGCCCCAATATTGATCAAAGAAGTGACAAGACGTGTCAACAAGCACGATATTTGGCAAGCGTTGCATACTGGTGGTGTGGTTTTGCCCTCCCCTGTAAGTGTGTGTCGTTACGCACACAGGCCGTTGAATTGGTCGAAACTTTACGACGTCGAATTCACGGCTTTGCCAGCAAACGCCACCAAGACGCAAATGATTGCGAAGTACACATTGCCAAAGACCCCTCTCACCAATATCAAGGTaatggaagaaaagcaCGTGGAGCAGGCATTTGCCCTCTTCAACAAGTATCAGGAAAGGTTTGAATTGAGACCCGACTTCTCCTTGGAAGAATTTAAGCACTGGGTCTTGACCAGAGAAGATGTTGTCTACTCTTACGTGAttgaaaacgaagaagGTAAGGTCACTGACTTCGTGTCATTCTATTCGCTACCTTTCACGATCATCAACAATCCACTATACAAGGATTTGGGAATTGGTTACATGTTCTACTACGCATCAGATGCCGACTTTGGTCTCGATAGGTTCAGCAAGGAAGGTACTGAAAAATtgagaaagagattgaatGCATTGATTAACGACGCATGTATCCTTGCACGCAACTTGAAAATGGACGTCTTCAATGCCCTAAGTTCTCAAGACAACGCTCTCTTCTTGGACGACTTGAAGTTCGGCCCTGGTGACGGgttcttgaacttttaCCTATTCAATTACAGATGTTTCCCAATCACTGGTGGTATCAGAGAGGACCAAACCTTTGATATGGAGAAGCGTAGTAACGTCGGTGTCGTTATGCTGTAA